DNA from Amycolatopsis sp. DSM 110486:
CGGGCGACACGCATCCGGTGCTGCTCGCGCTCGGCGCGCGCGTGGAGGTGGCGTCCGTCCGGGGCACGCGCGTGCTGCCGGCGGAGGAGTTCTACCTCGGCGTGAAGCGCAACGCGCTGGAGCCAGACGAGCTGATCACCGCCGTCCACCTGCCCGCGCACGCGGGTCCGCAGCAGTTCGCGAAGGTCGGCACGCGCAACGCGATGGTGATCGCGGTCTGCTCCTTCGCGGTGAACCTGCGGCCTTCGCAGCGCCAGGTGGGCGCCTCCGTCGGGTCCGCCGCGCCCACCCCGCGCCGAGCCCGCGCGGCCGAGGAGTTCCTCGCCGCCGAACTGCCGTGGGACGCGCCCACGGCGTTGGCGGACTCGCTCAAACGGCGCTTCGGCGAGCTCGTCGCCGAGGCCGCCGCACCGATCGACGACGTCCGCGGCAGCGCGGACTACCGCAGACACGCCCTGGCCGTGCTCGCTCGGCGCACGCTGACCTGGGCCTGGGACGAACACCGGGGGAGTGAGCGCACGTGCGCGTGAACGTGAACGTCAACGGCGAGGCCCGCGAGGCCGACGACGTGTGGGAAGGCGAGAGCCTGCTTTACGTGCTGCGCGAGCGGCTCGGCCTGCCGGGCTCGAAAAACGCCTGTGAACAGGGCGAATGCGGGTCCTGCACGGTGTACCTCGACGACGTGCCGGTGTGCTCGTGCCTCGTGGCGGCCGGCCAGGTCGAGGGCCACTCGGTCCGGACCGTCGAGGGTTTGGCCGACGGCGACAAGCTGGATCCCGTGCAGCAGTCCTTCGTGGACAACGGCGCCGTGCAGTGCGGTTTCTGCACGCCCGGTCTCGTCGTCGCGGCTCACGACCTGCTCAACCGCGTGGCGCAGCCCAGCGACGAGGAGATCCGCGAGGCGCTGGCCGGGAACCTGTGCCGGTGCACGGGGTACGAGAAGATCCTCGACGCCGTCCGCGCCGCCGCTGTCCTGAAGGGCGACGCCGTGAAGGGTGGTGTCGCATGAGGACGGTCATCGAGAACGCCGCGATCGCCACCGTCAGCGGCCCCGAGTACGGCTCGGGGTACGTGCTCGTGGACAACGGCGTGATCGCCGAAGTCGGCGAAGGCACCTTCACCGGCGACGCCGAGGAGCACGTCGACGCGTCCGGCTGCCTCGTGACACCCGGCCTGGTCAACACCCACCACCACCTCTACCAGTGGGCCACGCGCGGGATGGCGGCCGACCACACGCTGTTCGAGTGGCTCGTCGCGCTCTACCCCGTGTGGGGTCGCCTCGACGCGGAGATCACGCACGCCGCCGGCACCGCCGGGCTGGCGCGGCTCGCGCTGACCGGCTGCACGACCGTGGCCGACCACCACTACGTCTTCCCGCGCGACGGCGGCGACCAGGTCGAGGCGCTCGTCGCGGCCCGCCAGCGCGTCGGCGTGCGGATGCACCTCGTGCGCGGATCGATGGACCGCGGCGAGTCCGACGGCGGGCTGCCGCCGGACAACCTCGTCGAGGGCACCGACGCCGCGCTGCTCGGCACGGAGGCGGTCATCGACCGGTTCCACGACTCGTCGCCCGACGCGCACCTGCGGATCGCGGTCGGCCCGTGCTCACCGTTCTCCGTCACCGAGCGGCTGATGACCGGCGCGGCGGACCTGGCGCGCCGCAAGGGCGTGCGGCTCCACACGCACCTGGCCGAGACGCTCGACGAGGAACGCCAGTGCCTCGCCGAGGTCGGCTGCACGCCGGCCGAGTACGCGGACAAGCTCGGCTGGCTGGCGGGTGACGTCTGGCTCGCGCACACCATCCACCTCTCGCCCGACGCGATCCGCCGCTTCGGCGCCACCGGCACGGGCTCGGCGCACTGCCCGACGTCCAACGGCCGGCTCGGCGCGGGCATCGCCCCCGTGCGGGACCTGCTGGACGCCGGCGCGCCCGTGGGCCTCGGGGTCGACGGCGCCGCGTCCAACGAGTCAGGCGGCCTCGGCGAGGAGCTGCACCAGGCGCTGCTGCAGGCTCGGCAACGCGGCGGGCCGACCGCGCTGACCACGCGGGAAGCGCTGTGGCTCGGCACAATGGGCGGCGCGCGCTGCCTAGGCCGCGACGCCGAACTGGGCTCGATCGAGGCCGGCAAGCTCGGTGACCTCGCCGTGTGGGACCTGTCGGGGCTCGAGTACGCGGGCATCACCGACCCGGTCGCCGCGCTCGTGCTGGGCGCGACCCCACCGTTGGCGCGGCTGCTCGTGGGCGGCCGGACCGTGGTGGAGCACGGCACGCTGCGTGAGGAGGACGAGTCCGCGATCGCCCGCGACTTGGCCGCCGCGAGCGCCCGGCTGCGGGAGGACCGATGACGACGACCACCACCACTTGGAAGGCCACCGGCACCACCAACGGCGTCGGGGCCGACGCGCCGAGGCCTGACGGCACGGTGAAGGTGCGCGGCGAGTTCGCGTACTCCTCGGACCTGTGGCACGAGGACATGCTGTGGGGCGCGACCCT
Protein-coding regions in this window:
- a CDS encoding (2Fe-2S)-binding protein is translated as MRVNVNVNGEAREADDVWEGESLLYVLRERLGLPGSKNACEQGECGSCTVYLDDVPVCSCLVAAGQVEGHSVRTVEGLADGDKLDPVQQSFVDNGAVQCGFCTPGLVVAAHDLLNRVAQPSDEEIREALAGNLCRCTGYEKILDAVRAAAVLKGDAVKGGVA
- a CDS encoding 8-oxoguanine deaminase, with protein sequence MRTVIENAAIATVSGPEYGSGYVLVDNGVIAEVGEGTFTGDAEEHVDASGCLVTPGLVNTHHHLYQWATRGMAADHTLFEWLVALYPVWGRLDAEITHAAGTAGLARLALTGCTTVADHHYVFPRDGGDQVEALVAARQRVGVRMHLVRGSMDRGESDGGLPPDNLVEGTDAALLGTEAVIDRFHDSSPDAHLRIAVGPCSPFSVTERLMTGAADLARRKGVRLHTHLAETLDEERQCLAEVGCTPAEYADKLGWLAGDVWLAHTIHLSPDAIRRFGATGTGSAHCPTSNGRLGAGIAPVRDLLDAGAPVGLGVDGAASNESGGLGEELHQALLQARQRGGPTALTTREALWLGTMGGARCLGRDAELGSIEAGKLGDLAVWDLSGLEYAGITDPVAALVLGATPPLARLLVGGRTVVEHGTLREEDESAIARDLAAASARLREDR
- a CDS encoding xanthine dehydrogenase family protein subunit M, giving the protein MDFLRPANLAEALAVKAERPDAVPIAGGTDVMVELNFDHRRPAALLDLTGVAELAEWSTSDGTLSDGALEGSTLSDRTVRLGAAVSYSRVITELGEPLPALAMASRTVGSPQIRNRGTVGGNLGAASPAGDTHPVLLALGARVEVASVRGTRVLPAEEFYLGVKRNALEPDELITAVHLPAHAGPQQFAKVGTRNAMVIAVCSFAVNLRPSQRQVGASVGSAAPTPRRARAAEEFLAAELPWDAPTALADSLKRRFGELVAEAAAPIDDVRGSADYRRHALAVLARRTLTWAWDEHRGSERTCA